The sequence below is a genomic window from bacterium.
ACTCATCCTGCAATCTTCCTGGTTGAATATGCATTAGCACAGGCAGTGATGGAGATGGGAATACAACCTGACTATTGCCTTGGTGCAAGCCTCGGAGTATTCGCCGCTGCCGCTCTGGCAGATGCAGTAACCTTTGAAGCGGCATTAACCACTGTGGTCAGACAGGCTCAGGCTATGGAGGCGCTTTGTTCTCAAGGAGGCATGATGGCAATTCTCAATCCTCCTGCCCTGTATTTTCAAAATCCTCTCTTTCATGAAAACTGCGAGCTGGCGGCGATCAATTTTCCCTCTCATTTTGTGGTCTCAGGCGGGCTCAAGCCGCTGTCCGATATCCAGACCTTCTTGGAGGAGAGAAAAATCACCTTTCAACGGCTGGCTGTATCTCACGCTTTTCACTCATCGCTCATTGATCCTGCCGAAGTCACTTACCGGAATTTTTTAAACACTCTTGTTCTCCGGGAGCCGCGGATCCCTTTTATCTCGTGTTCAGATGCACACATTCTGCCATATATACACCGGGATTATTTCTGGGACACTGTTCGTCTTCCGGTTCAATTTCAAAAAACCATTCAGTCATTGGAAGAACACGCAGAGCACGCGCCTTATCTCTATCTTGACCTTGGCCCTTCGGGAACACTGGCTTCCTTTGTGAAATATAACCTGAATCATCAATCGCGTTCAAAAAGCCTGAGCGTCCTCAATCCTTTCGGCCAGGAAGCCAAAGCCCTTGAAAGATTGAGGAGTTTAATGCCCTAGGGGCATGGCAGGGCTGCGATGATAGGTAAGAAGAAGCACAAAGCTATCAGAAAACTCTCTGATATAGCGAAAAAGAATCTGATTTACCGAACGAAAGCATATGGAACCAGGATTATTTGACCAAATGATGCCTGAATTGATGGAGGTGCATATGTGTTTCAGCTTAGTGGAATTGTTTAAGGGAAAAACCCTCTACCTTCTTCTCTTATCTCTGTTAGTTATCTCATCGGCATCTTTTGCCGCAACACCACCAGAGCAGCCATCAACAGGTCCTGGTGGTGCAGACTATTCTCATGAGGTAGTCGTCAATACCTATTATCGTGTTGGAACTCTCAGCTACTGCATTTTTGAGCCGGATAATCCGAAGCCGGATACCGCTCCGGTAATCCTCTTTATCGCCGGGCACATTCAATACCTGGCAAAACCGGATTTCTACGATGTCTGGATCAAGCATCTGGTTAGGAAAGGCAATATTGTCATTTTCCCTCTTCATCGCCCAACAGTATTTCTGATCTTCTCTTTATATACCGAGCAGATTATCCGCACCACGCAGGCTGCCATAAAAGAGCTTCAGACCGCAGATCACGTAAGAGCGGATTTCAATAAATTTGCCATTGTTGGACACTCAACCGGAGCTTTACTTGGACCGAATATATCAGCGGTGGCCGAAAGGTATAATTTACCCAGACCCAAGGCAATTATGGCTATTGCATGCCCCTCAATTTTCTTAAATAACCAATGGAAAATAGTACCAACAGAAGAGATTTTAGAAGATCTTTCGACAATCCCGGAGGATACCCTTATTCTTACTGTAGTGGGCGATCTTGATTATGCGGCAAAGGATGATGGCGGCAAAGCGATTTATAATGCCCTTCCTCAAATTCCGCCTGAGAATAAAGATTACATTACAGTCGTTTCAGATGATCATGGATCACCGCCCCTGTCCGCAATTCATCTTGCTGCCTGCAGTAAATCATCAGTTAACTGCTATTCTCCTTTTTGCGCTAATGCTCTTGATTACTATGGCTATTTCAAATTGTTCGATGGTTTGACTGATGCGGCCTTTTTCGGGAGAAATAGAGAGTATGCACTTGGTAATACTCCGCAACAGCGCTTCATGGGAATGTGGAGCGATGGGGTGCCGGTAAAGGAACTGGTTGTCACTGATAATCCCTGAATGAAATGCCTATAGAAGCTAACACGAATGGCACTTATGAGAAAGGCAAGCGAGCACATGGAGGGTGGGGCTGCTTTTTTGCCCCACCAAATACCGCCCGCGATCTTCCTGGTCGAGCCTGACTGTCCGCGGATTTATCACACCGTATACTGGATTTTCCCGCCCGTTTTCCTCGAAGTTGGTAACGAGGAGAACAGGCGGGAATAATATCAGATATAGACTTATCCGAGTAAGGAGAATTAAATAACAACCGGAACGGTAAGAGTCAACTGGAAGGCTCCGGTTTCAAGTACGGTCTTGCTCTGAGTTATAGTGTAGTTACCA
It includes:
- a CDS encoding acyltransferase domain-containing protein, which gives rise to MRPRTIFMFSGQGSHYYQMGREIFEQNPVFRKWMLEGEKIVSGLIGVSIIDQIYHNGYKKSDQFSRTLYTHPAIFLVEYALAQAVMEMGIQPDYCLGASLGVFAAAALADAVTFEAALTTVVRQAQAMEALCSQGGMMAILNPPALYFQNPLFHENCELAAINFPSHFVVSGGLKPLSDIQTFLEERKITFQRLAVSHAFHSSLIDPAEVTYRNFLNTLVLREPRIPFISCSDAHILPYIHRDYFWDTVRLPVQFQKTIQSLEEHAEHAPYLYLDLGPSGTLASFVKYNLNHQSRSKSLSVLNPFGQEAKALERLRSLMP